From a single Oreochromis niloticus isolate F11D_XX linkage group LG3, O_niloticus_UMD_NMBU, whole genome shotgun sequence genomic region:
- the LOC109200242 gene encoding uncharacterized protein LOC109200242, whose protein sequence is MSDLDDLIRLYFRLSFSNKEILSILAHSHQTIMSVRTLKRICKRLGLFRRKNQSNLEEVLAFVQQQIMTNGQMQGYRWLHLRAIQHGFVVSQDTVRCIIKLVDPQGVELRRARRLRRRQYSCRGPNALWHMDGYDKLKPYGIAISGCIDGFSRYVLWMEAYTTNNDPKLIASYFLKTVSCINGCPERLRADRGTENGCVEQMQMFLRRNHTDSFAGEKSFLYGRSTANQRIEGWWTTLRKQSAQFWMNLFQSFQDDGHFTGDFLDKGLIQFCFLNLIQDELDEVVNTWNSHKIRPSGSAASGRPVVMYSFPELHSAEDRLKPISMEDITLCMEECSPKGQYPCDETVFELCCLLMVENEWDAPGDPLGATDLYIRLREEILQSI, encoded by the exons ATGTCAGATTTGGATGACTTAATAAGACTGTATTTCAGACTTTCCTTCAgtaacaaagaaatactttcaatTTTAGCACATAGTCATCAGACAATTATGAGTGTTCGAACTCTAAAGAGAATTTGTAAAAGACTTGGGCTTTTTAGAAGGAAGAATCAATCAAACTTGGAGGAAGTGCTAGCCTTTGTCCAACAACAGATCATGACAAATGGACAGATGCAAGGTTATCGTTGGCTACATCTTCGTGCAATTCAACATGGATTTGTGGTGTCACAAGATACTGTAAGATGCATAATCAAATTGGTTGACCCTCAAGGTGTGGAACTGAGACGAGCTCGACGGTTGAGAAGACGTCAGTACAGCTGCAGAGGGCCAAATGCTCTCTGGCACATGGATGGCTATGACAAGTTGAAACCATATGGTATTGCTATCAGTGGCTGCATAGATGGTTTTAGCCGCTATGTTTTATGGATGGAGGCTTATACCACAAACAATGACCCTAAATTGATTGCAAgttattttctgaaaacagtTTCATGCATCAATGGATGTCCAGAGAGGTTACGTGCTGACCGAGGTACAGAAAATGGTTGTGTCGAACAAATGCAGATGTTTTTACGGAGAAACCACACAGACAGTTTTGCAGGTGAGAAAAGTTTCCTTTACGGAAGAAGTACAGCCAACCAACGTATAGAAGGATGGTGGACTACCCTACGCAAACAGAGTGCACAATTTTGGATGAACTTATTTCAAAGTTTTCAGGATGATGGCCACTTCACAGGGGATTTTTTGGACAAAGGTCTTATCCAGTTCTGCTTTCTCAATCTTATTCAG GATGAACTTGATGAAGTTGTGAACACATGGAACTCACACAAAATCCGGCCAAGTGGTAGTGCAGCATCGGGTCGACCAGTAGTAATGTACTCATTTCCAGAGCTGCACAGTGCTGAGGACAGACTGAAACCTATTTCTATGGAGGATATCACTTTGTGTATGGAAGAGTGTAGCCCAAAAGGTCAATACCCCTGTGATGAAACAGTCTTTGAACTGTGTTGTCTGCTTATGGTAGAAAATGAATGGGATGCCCCAGGAGATCCACTTGGTGCTACAGATCTGTATATTAGGTTAAGAGAAGAAATACTGCAAAGTATTTAA